From Chryseobacterium sp. H1D6B, a single genomic window includes:
- a CDS encoding glycerophosphodiester phosphodiesterase family protein → MKKSILKITFLIAVSYVFASCSDFNDYPQEKIINPKIVAHRGGKADFPENTILSFINALKAGADAVEMDVQISKDNVPVLYHPSNLNTWTDGNGKVSDFTLTELKTLNAAWNYDKENNYPYRSLPQSIPTLKEALNAVHPDIPITLDMKSLPASTLVESIATVLNAWDRVTFYSTSQEHLSALKAWPKAKVFEAREITRKRLLEYKINGKFEAPDQQVTWVGFELKRTFDINEPLTLGGGSTPITIDLWDKELIKAIKGTSGKTKVILFGINTEEDYKKSAALGADAVLTDAPSFLVKLRSTMNQ, encoded by the coding sequence ATGAAAAAATCTATACTAAAAATCACATTTTTAATAGCAGTTTCTTATGTCTTCGCTTCATGTTCTGATTTTAATGATTATCCGCAGGAAAAAATAATTAACCCAAAAATTGTAGCTCACAGAGGCGGAAAAGCTGATTTTCCTGAAAACACCATTCTTTCCTTTATCAATGCATTAAAGGCAGGAGCAGATGCAGTAGAAATGGATGTTCAGATAAGCAAGGATAATGTCCCTGTATTGTATCATCCAAGTAACCTGAATACGTGGACAGATGGCAATGGAAAAGTATCTGATTTTACTTTAACCGAATTAAAAACACTTAATGCCGCATGGAACTATGACAAAGAGAATAATTATCCTTACCGCAGCCTTCCTCAGAGTATTCCAACATTAAAAGAGGCCTTAAATGCTGTCCATCCTGATATCCCCATTACTTTAGACATGAAATCTTTACCGGCTTCTACTCTGGTAGAAAGTATTGCTACTGTACTCAACGCATGGGACCGTGTAACCTTCTACTCCACCAGCCAGGAACATCTTTCAGCATTAAAAGCATGGCCGAAAGCTAAGGTATTTGAAGCAAGAGAAATTACAAGAAAACGCTTACTTGAATATAAAATCAATGGAAAATTTGAAGCTCCGGATCAGCAGGTTACATGGGTGGGATTTGAATTGAAACGCACTTTTGACATCAATGAACCTCTTACTCTTGGCGGAGGCAGTACTCCTATTACCATCGACCTTTGGGATAAAGAATTGATCAAAGCCATCAAAGGTACATCAGGAAAAACAAAAGTTATCCTTTTCGGAATTAATACAGAAGAAGACTATAAAAAATCGGCGGCACTTGGAGCAGATGCTGTTCTTACAGATGCTCCTTCTTTTCTTGTTAAACTAAGATCCACAATGAATCAATAA
- the pafA gene encoding alkaline phosphatase PafA — MLRKISVAAITFLSVVSMNAQKNKNSQLERPKLVVGLVVDQMRWDYLYRFYDKFGNDGFKRLLNTGYSLNNVHINYVPTITALGHTCIYTGSVPAIHGIAGNDWTDKETGKNVYCTADESVQPVGTTNTKTGSHSPKNLWSTTVTDELRLATNFQSKVIGVSLKDRASILPAGHTPTGAFWFDDSTGNFITSSWYMNELPQWVKSFNSQNLPEKLVADGWNTMLPINQYTESSPDNSAWEGLLGSAKTPTFPYSNLAKDYKEKRDNIRYTPFGNTLTLKLAEASVEGEKMGSDAITDFLAINLASTDYAGHKYGPNSIEVEDVYLRLDKDLAEFFNYLDSKVGKGQYTVFLSADHGGAHSVGFLQEHKITTGFFGEGMEKDINQKLKEKFGVDKLINAVDNYQVYFDRKLLKDNKIELDAVRDFTISELEKDPTVLYAVSVTNVQNATIPEPIKQRIINGINRQRSGDIQLISHDSMLPPYAKTGTTHSVWNSYDSHIPLLFMGWGIQHGESNKAYNMTDIAPTVSALLKIQFPSGNIGSPITEVIGK, encoded by the coding sequence ATGCTTAGGAAAATTTCAGTTGCGGCAATTACTTTCTTGTCCGTAGTTTCGATGAATGCTCAAAAGAACAAAAATTCTCAATTAGAAAGGCCGAAATTGGTCGTAGGTTTAGTAGTAGACCAGATGCGTTGGGATTATTTGTACCGTTTTTATGATAAGTTCGGGAACGACGGGTTTAAAAGGCTTTTGAATACAGGATATTCTTTAAATAATGTTCATATCAATTATGTTCCTACCATTACGGCTTTGGGGCATACTTGTATTTACACAGGTTCGGTTCCTGCTATTCATGGGATTGCCGGAAATGACTGGACTGATAAGGAAACAGGAAAAAATGTATATTGTACAGCTGATGAGAGCGTACAGCCTGTTGGAACCACCAATACAAAAACAGGAAGCCATTCTCCAAAAAACCTTTGGTCTACGACAGTGACTGATGAATTAAGATTAGCTACAAACTTCCAGTCAAAAGTGATCGGTGTTTCTTTAAAAGACCGTGCTTCTATTCTTCCTGCGGGACATACCCCGACAGGAGCTTTCTGGTTCGACGATTCTACCGGAAACTTTATCACAAGTTCTTGGTACATGAATGAGCTGCCTCAGTGGGTTAAGTCTTTCAATTCTCAGAATTTACCGGAGAAATTAGTAGCGGACGGCTGGAATACAATGCTTCCGATCAATCAGTATACAGAAAGTTCACCAGACAATTCGGCTTGGGAAGGCTTGTTAGGAAGTGCTAAAACACCTACTTTCCCTTACAGTAATTTAGCAAAAGATTATAAAGAAAAAAGAGACAACATCCGTTATACTCCTTTTGGAAATACATTGACATTAAAACTGGCTGAAGCTTCTGTAGAAGGAGAAAAGATGGGAAGTGATGCCATTACAGATTTTCTTGCTATCAATTTAGCTTCTACGGATTATGCAGGACATAAGTACGGTCCGAACTCTATTGAAGTAGAAGATGTGTATTTAAGATTAGATAAAGATTTAGCCGAATTTTTCAATTATCTGGATTCTAAAGTAGGAAAAGGACAATATACTGTTTTCCTTTCTGCCGACCATGGCGGAGCACATTCTGTAGGGTTTTTACAAGAACATAAAATCACGACAGGTTTCTTTGGAGAAGGAATGGAAAAGGACATCAATCAGAAATTGAAAGAAAAATTTGGGGTTGATAAGCTGATCAATGCTGTAGATAATTATCAGGTTTATTTTGATAGAAAATTACTGAAAGACAATAAAATAGAGTTGGATGCCGTAAGAGATTTTACGATTTCTGAATTGGAAAAAGATCCTACAGTTTTATATGCTGTTTCTGTGACAAACGTTCAGAATGCAACTATTCCAGAACCCATTAAACAAAGAATTATTAACGGGATCAACAGACAGAGAAGCGGAGATATTCAATTGATTTCTCATGATTCTATGCTGCCTCCTTATGCTAAAACAGGAACGACACACAGTGTATGGAATTCTTATGATTCTCATATTCCGTTATTGTTCATGGGATGGGGAATTCAGCATGGTGAAAGTAATAAAGCTTACAACATGACGGATATTGCCCCTACTGTTTCTGCATTATTGAAAATTCAGTTCCCAAGTGGAAACATCGGCAGTCCGATTACTGAGGTTATTGGAAAATAA
- a CDS encoding S41 family peptidase, translating to MRKRIILFFLIIIQQTIYAQKEQYNQFMKTWNFLKFYHPDLAGRKIDADSLFLVNIEKVNEKSDANTIIRQLSENLNNKFSGPAVINEHQDVLSKNQDFSWFQKNRKISNENKEFLTDVYKHRYNAELLKGKQIYDEKEYKFPKEENLSLGYRLLALAKIQGSMDYLYPNRYLMDKNFDAYFKDMIDQAVHAASRREFEIILAKIVSKLEDSHAFKFYSQLKYKNEIFHLFYYAPFDYMVFKDYLLVTHLILPEVCSEAQINVGDRITEINGKSIRQIIKEKSELLSFSNFENLLYHLSDYQKNLIWPDDSQLKELKIQSKTTNKNIFSKISFINPADKPQTEQIVTYINDKISRQKEHKLTDPDIAYFRIDQTKPFLDNAPENKLDESIESILKEAASKKAIVFDMRGYPDWGGFPFHYIYKYFSPVHNDFGKYYRPDLKNIGTYTPILPDEYGTYYPKIENKTVHPYKGKVFILVNSETLSASEWYTMSLQHIFPQSLTIGQKTAGADGDIKTVMLPGAYALVFSGIGIFYADNSQTQKVGIRINELIKYTDDDIIQNRDLEFERVLKAVK from the coding sequence ATGAGAAAACGTATTATTTTATTTTTTCTAATCATCATCCAGCAGACAATATATGCTCAAAAAGAACAGTATAACCAATTCATGAAAACCTGGAATTTTCTAAAATTTTATCATCCGGATCTTGCTGGCAGAAAAATAGATGCAGACAGCTTATTTTTAGTGAATATTGAGAAAGTGAATGAAAAATCTGATGCAAATACCATTATCAGACAATTATCTGAAAATCTAAATAACAAATTTTCCGGACCTGCTGTTATTAATGAACATCAGGATGTATTAAGTAAAAATCAGGATTTCAGCTGGTTTCAAAAAAACAGAAAAATCAGTAATGAAAATAAGGAATTTCTTACCGACGTTTACAAGCACAGATACAATGCTGAACTCTTGAAAGGAAAGCAAATTTATGATGAAAAAGAATATAAGTTTCCAAAAGAAGAAAACCTGTCATTGGGATACCGGTTACTGGCTTTAGCAAAAATTCAGGGTTCTATGGATTATCTTTATCCTAATAGATATTTGATGGATAAAAATTTTGATGCTTATTTTAAAGATATGATAGACCAGGCCGTACATGCGGCATCAAGAAGGGAATTTGAGATCATTCTTGCAAAGATAGTTTCAAAACTGGAAGACAGCCATGCTTTTAAATTTTACAGCCAGCTTAAATACAAAAACGAAATTTTCCATCTCTTTTATTATGCTCCTTTTGATTATATGGTTTTCAAGGACTATTTACTAGTTACCCACCTTATTCTTCCTGAAGTATGCTCTGAGGCGCAGATCAATGTTGGGGACAGAATAACAGAAATCAACGGCAAAAGCATCCGCCAGATCATTAAAGAAAAGAGTGAACTGCTTTCTTTTTCCAACTTTGAAAATCTGCTGTACCATCTTTCCGATTATCAGAAAAATCTAATTTGGCCGGATGACAGCCAGCTAAAAGAACTTAAAATACAGTCAAAAACCACCAATAAAAATATTTTTTCAAAGATCAGCTTCATTAATCCCGCAGACAAACCGCAGACGGAGCAGATTGTCACTTATATAAATGATAAAATAAGCCGACAGAAAGAGCACAAACTCACTGATCCTGATATTGCTTATTTCAGAATAGATCAAACTAAGCCTTTTCTAGATAATGCGCCGGAAAATAAGCTGGATGAATCTATAGAGAGCATTTTAAAAGAAGCAGCCAGCAAAAAAGCTATTGTATTTGATATGAGAGGTTATCCGGACTGGGGCGGTTTTCCTTTCCATTATATTTACAAATATTTTTCGCCTGTACATAATGATTTCGGAAAATATTACAGGCCAGATTTAAAGAATATTGGAACTTATACTCCTATCCTTCCAGATGAATACGGCACCTATTACCCTAAAATTGAAAACAAAACGGTACATCCATATAAAGGAAAAGTATTCATTCTTGTCAATTCTGAAACGCTGAGTGCAAGCGAATGGTATACCATGAGCCTGCAGCACATTTTCCCGCAGTCCTTAACGATCGGTCAAAAAACTGCTGGTGCCGATGGTGATATTAAGACTGTAATGCTTCCGGGAGCTTATGCATTAGTTTTTTCCGGAATCGGAATATTCTATGCAGATAATTCGCAGACGCAGAAAGTAGGAATAAGAATCAATGAACTTATAAAATATACGGATGATGATATTATTCAGAACCGCGATCTGGAGTTTGAAAGGGTTTTGAAGGCTGTGAAGTAA
- a CDS encoding SDR family NAD(P)-dependent oxidoreductase: MNITNKTILITGGGSGIGLEIAKLLNAENKVIIAGRNKEKLDSAAKDLANVSAIQADITNENDLDRLVEEINNKYGGLNILINNAGHAYAYQLSENSDTHTKAKDEFETNYFAPIRLTEKLLPLLKKQDEAAVINVSSIVSYTPGFNIPTYSDSKAALHSYTQSLRHALAKDTQIKVFELMPPLVDTEFSAEIGGKENGIHPSKVAEDLVKGLQENTYEIRVGNTELFYNSFFASSKDAFSTMNQ, translated from the coding sequence ATGAACATTACAAACAAAACAATTCTTATTACAGGAGGAGGTTCAGGAATCGGGTTAGAAATTGCAAAATTATTAAACGCTGAAAATAAAGTTATTATTGCAGGAAGAAACAAAGAAAAACTAGATTCGGCCGCAAAGGATCTCGCAAATGTTTCGGCTATTCAGGCCGATATTACTAATGAAAATGATTTAGACAGACTTGTTGAAGAAATCAATAATAAGTACGGCGGGCTGAACATTTTAATTAACAATGCAGGCCACGCCTATGCATACCAATTATCAGAAAACTCTGATACTCATACAAAAGCTAAAGATGAATTTGAAACGAATTATTTCGCTCCAATCCGTCTGACAGAAAAACTGCTTCCATTATTAAAAAAACAAGACGAAGCAGCGGTGATTAACGTTTCTTCAATCGTTTCCTATACACCAGGATTTAATATCCCAACCTATTCTGATTCTAAAGCGGCACTGCATTCTTATACCCAGTCCTTGAGACATGCGCTGGCAAAAGACACTCAAATCAAAGTTTTTGAATTAATGCCTCCATTGGTAGATACAGAATTTTCTGCAGAAATCGGCGGTAAAGAAAACGGAATTCATCCTTCAAAAGTTGCTGAAGATCTGGTAAAAGGTCTTCAAGAAAATACCTATGAAATCCGCGTTGGAAATACAGAACTATTTTACAATAGCTTTTTTGCTTCTTCAAAAGATGCTTTCAGTACGATGAATCAATAA
- a CDS encoding DUF2268 domain-containing putative Zn-dependent protease (predicted Zn-dependent protease with a strongly conserved HExxH motif) has protein sequence MKQLFLFFFTFFSTFSFSQKLELGKDISEIAFDGSSELKYGIDLKKNETYLFTVRQNNIDIEMVLLDPDNKQVAYTDVADGAHGYDKIDFFSDKDGQFQLVVRSVEKQRKPDGILDISIKKFSKNEIKTRKMISEEMKEENAKDIYTVDISHFWEAYDQLQFSKTTQDSINTIQTLYLDRATDGLKEFQKVRYFGAEFFIERIKKYKKFYASVRANTMLPLQIKDLSSLIGSLKNIYPDAHPAKVCFAVGPMITGGTVSNNYLLIGIEMIAGNKNCDVSEITNENLKNEIVSRPTTAAVIDFIKEMTAHEYIHTQQKKMDKNSCGCPLLENVIKEGAASFISENFMIQKKENVNRASVYVKENEKKLWNEFKSQLCTRDNSNWLYNAASSKDRPGDLGYRIGYNLVEAYYENALDKKAAIKEMIEMDNPLLFLDKSKYDLKLR, from the coding sequence ATGAAACAACTCTTTTTATTTTTTTTTACCTTTTTTTCCACTTTTTCATTCAGCCAGAAGCTGGAATTGGGAAAAGATATTTCTGAAATAGCTTTTGACGGCTCTTCGGAACTTAAATACGGCATTGATTTAAAAAAGAATGAAACCTATCTTTTTACGGTGCGCCAGAATAATATTGATATTGAAATGGTGCTGCTTGATCCTGACAACAAACAAGTTGCTTATACTGATGTTGCTGACGGCGCCCACGGCTATGACAAAATTGATTTTTTTTCGGATAAAGACGGGCAGTTCCAATTAGTAGTACGGTCCGTTGAAAAACAAAGAAAGCCTGATGGGATTTTAGATATAAGCATTAAAAAATTCAGCAAAAACGAGATCAAAACCCGGAAAATGATTTCTGAGGAGATGAAAGAAGAAAATGCTAAAGACATTTATACCGTTGATATCAGCCATTTCTGGGAAGCTTATGACCAGCTTCAGTTTTCTAAAACTACTCAGGACAGTATTAATACCATACAGACTCTTTATCTGGACCGGGCTACAGACGGGCTTAAAGAATTCCAGAAAGTAAGATATTTTGGGGCTGAGTTTTTTATTGAAAGGATTAAGAAATATAAAAAATTCTATGCGAGTGTAAGAGCCAATACGATGCTTCCTCTGCAGATCAAAGATTTATCTTCATTAATCGGGAGTTTAAAAAATATATATCCTGATGCTCATCCCGCAAAGGTCTGTTTTGCGGTAGGTCCCATGATTACAGGCGGTACCGTATCTAATAATTATCTGCTGATCGGAATAGAAATGATTGCAGGAAACAAAAACTGCGATGTATCCGAAATAACCAACGAAAATTTAAAAAATGAAATAGTATCCCGCCCGACAACTGCAGCAGTGATAGATTTTATAAAAGAAATGACCGCCCACGAATATATTCACACCCAGCAGAAGAAAATGGATAAAAACTCCTGTGGATGTCCGCTTTTAGAGAATGTTATCAAGGAAGGAGCAGCGTCATTTATTTCCGAAAATTTCATGATTCAAAAAAAAGAAAATGTAAACAGAGCTTCTGTATATGTCAAGGAAAATGAGAAAAAACTTTGGAATGAGTTTAAAAGTCAATTGTGCACAAGAGACAACAGCAATTGGCTTTATAATGCTGCTTCCAGTAAAGACAGGCCTGGAGATCTGGGATATAGAATTGGCTACAATCTGGTGGAAGCTTACTATGAAAATGCTCTGGATAAAAAAGCAGCCATTAAAGAAATGATCGAAATGGATAACCCGCTTTTATTTCTTGACAAAAGTAAGTATGACCTGAAACTGAGATAG
- a CDS encoding response regulator transcription factor — MNKQPVRIKTISEFHEFRGLAKPEHPLISVIDYSTIRHSAEITELSWILDFYSISIKRTSNAQIKYGQQEYDFDEGVMFFMAPGQVFGITIDPNLQAKHTGWILLIHPDFLWNTSLAKTIKQYEYFDYSVNEALFLSEKEESVIYNIIQNIQQEYHSNIDTFSQNIIISQIETMFSYAERFYQRQFITRKISSHKILNSLEELLSDYFNNENLITKGLPSVHYIADQLNVSPSYLTGLLKVLTGLNTQQHIHEKLIEKAKEKLSTTQLSISEIAYELGFEHPQSFSKLFKNKTKLSPVEFRQSFN, encoded by the coding sequence ATGAACAAGCAGCCCGTAAGAATCAAAACGATCAGCGAATTCCATGAATTCAGAGGTCTGGCAAAACCTGAGCATCCGCTGATCAGTGTTATAGATTACAGTACGATCAGACATTCTGCGGAAATTACTGAATTGAGCTGGATATTAGATTTCTATTCTATATCTATAAAACGGACTTCTAATGCCCAAATAAAATATGGACAGCAGGAATATGATTTTGATGAAGGCGTTATGTTTTTCATGGCTCCAGGACAGGTATTTGGGATAACTATTGATCCCAATTTACAAGCAAAACATACGGGATGGATACTACTCATCCATCCCGATTTTTTATGGAATACTTCTTTAGCCAAAACGATAAAGCAATATGAGTATTTCGATTATTCTGTGAACGAAGCTTTATTTCTGTCTGAAAAAGAAGAGAGCGTAATTTATAATATCATCCAAAATATTCAGCAGGAATACCATTCTAACATTGATACATTCAGCCAGAATATTATTATTTCCCAAATTGAAACTATGTTCAGCTATGCCGAACGTTTTTATCAGCGGCAGTTTATCACCCGTAAAATATCCAGTCATAAAATTTTAAATTCATTAGAAGAATTACTTTCAGATTATTTCAATAATGAAAACCTCATCACAAAAGGACTTCCCAGCGTTCATTATATAGCCGATCAATTGAATGTATCCCCTAGTTATTTAACAGGACTTTTAAAAGTTCTCACCGGGCTGAATACCCAGCAGCATATCCACGAAAAACTGATTGAGAAAGCAAAAGAAAAATTATCTACCACTCAGCTGTCGATCAGTGAAATTGCTTATGAGCTGGGATTTGAGCACCCGCAGTCTTTCAGTAAATTATTTAAAAATAAAACCAAACTCTCTCCTGTAGAGTTCAGACAGTCATTTAATTAG
- a CDS encoding TetR family transcriptional regulator C-terminal domain-containing protein, whose protein sequence is MAGRPKIFNEQEAVEKATQIFWDKCYDTASADELLNAIGIGKGSFYLAFKGGKQELYIRSIEQFSNAFYQKLLKGVAAADHEIEFIRQFFLSLSDTSDTDKLKGCYLGNALVQLSDKDENVKEIAAQFLKNMQQLFMQVIQKAQSEGGIKSKEDPEILAWHLSNLWNGIHVTKRMEKNPKILRTMIELNLKLLE, encoded by the coding sequence ATGGCGGGAAGACCAAAAATATTCAATGAGCAGGAAGCAGTAGAAAAAGCAACTCAGATTTTCTGGGACAAATGCTATGATACCGCTTCTGCAGATGAGTTATTGAATGCCATAGGAATTGGAAAAGGAAGTTTTTATCTGGCATTCAAAGGCGGAAAACAGGAATTATATATCCGTTCTATTGAGCAGTTTTCCAATGCATTTTATCAAAAACTTTTAAAAGGAGTTGCAGCTGCTGATCATGAAATTGAATTTATCAGACAGTTTTTTTTGTCTTTATCAGATACCTCAGATACTGATAAACTAAAAGGTTGTTATTTAGGAAATGCTCTTGTTCAGTTATCGGATAAAGATGAGAATGTAAAGGAAATTGCAGCACAGTTTTTAAAAAATATGCAGCAACTTTTTATGCAGGTGATTCAAAAAGCACAGTCTGAAGGAGGAATAAAAAGTAAGGAAGATCCAGAAATACTGGCTTGGCATTTGAGTAATTTATGGAATGGGATCCACGTCACCAAAAGAATGGAAAAAAATCCAAAAATACTCAGAACTATGATCGAGCTTAATCTTAAATTATTAGAATAA
- a CDS encoding malate dehydrogenase, translating into MKVTVVGAGAVGASCAEYIAMKNFCSEVVLVDIKEGFAEGKAMDLMQTASLNGFDTKITGTTGDYSKTAGSHVAVITSGIPRKPGMTREELIGINAGIVKDVTENLVKHSPEVIIIVVSNPMDTMAYLVHKTSGLPKHKIIGMGGALDSARFKYRLAEALESPISDVDGIVIAAHSDTGMLPLLSKATRNGVPVTEFLDEEKQNYVIEETKVGGATLTKLLGTSAWYAPGAAVSVMVQAIACDQKKMIPCSLMLDGEYGEQDICMGVPAIIGANGVESIVSITLTAGEQAKFAEAARAVREVNGDLKF; encoded by the coding sequence ATGAAAGTAACTGTAGTAGGTGCAGGCGCTGTAGGAGCGAGTTGTGCAGAATACATCGCAATGAAAAACTTCTGTTCAGAAGTAGTTTTAGTAGACATTAAAGAAGGTTTTGCTGAAGGTAAAGCAATGGATTTGATGCAGACCGCATCGCTTAACGGTTTTGATACCAAAATTACTGGAACAACAGGAGATTACAGCAAAACTGCAGGTTCTCATGTAGCGGTTATTACTTCAGGAATTCCAAGAAAACCTGGAATGACTAGAGAAGAATTGATCGGTATCAATGCAGGAATTGTAAAAGATGTTACTGAAAACTTGGTAAAACATTCTCCAGAGGTTATTATCATTGTAGTTTCTAATCCTATGGATACAATGGCTTATTTAGTACACAAAACTTCGGGTCTTCCTAAACATAAGATCATCGGAATGGGGGGTGCACTAGATTCTGCTAGATTTAAATACAGATTGGCTGAAGCTTTAGAAAGTCCTATTTCTGACGTTGACGGAATCGTGATCGCTGCCCACAGTGATACAGGAATGCTTCCATTATTGAGCAAAGCTACAAGAAATGGAGTTCCAGTAACTGAATTCTTAGACGAAGAGAAACAAAACTATGTTATCGAAGAAACTAAAGTCGGTGGTGCTACATTAACTAAATTATTAGGAACTTCAGCTTGGTATGCGCCGGGTGCAGCAGTTTCTGTAATGGTTCAGGCGATTGCATGCGACCAAAAGAAAATGATCCCTTGTTCATTAATGCTTGACGGTGAATATGGAGAGCAGGACATCTGTATGGGTGTTCCAGCGATTATCGGAGCAAACGGAGTAGAAAGTATTGTAAGTATTACATTGACTGCAGGAGAGCAGGCTAAATTCGCTGAAGCAGCTAGAGCAGTAAGAGAAGTGAATGGTGATTTGAAGTTTTAA
- a CDS encoding NAD(P)H-binding protein, producing MKIIVTGSLGNISRPLTKELVHRGHSVTVVSSSTERQSEIEALGAEAAIGTMENVDFLTETFRGADVVYAMEALNAGSFFDHNLDFIEANTQIGSNYKEAFERSGVKNIVHLSSIGAHMSSGNGILTFHNNVENILNELPEEVSIKFMRPVGFYYNMFGFIQTIKTQGAIIQNYGGDQKEPWVSPLDIADVIVEEIEKPFNGREVRYIASEEISPNEIAAVLGEAVGNPDLKWLQIPDEQLLNGMVNAGMNPKTAAGFVEMNAARGSGLLYEDYYQHQPVLGKVKLKDFAKEFAAAYHQ from the coding sequence ATGAAAATTATCGTAACAGGCTCTTTAGGGAATATCAGCAGGCCGCTGACCAAAGAATTAGTACACAGAGGACACTCAGTTACTGTGGTAAGCAGCAGCACTGAACGCCAGTCAGAAATTGAAGCTTTAGGTGCCGAAGCTGCAATCGGTACAATGGAAAATGTAGACTTTCTAACAGAAACATTCAGAGGAGCAGATGTAGTATATGCTATGGAAGCATTAAATGCAGGAAGTTTTTTTGACCACAATCTTGATTTTATTGAGGCTAATACTCAGATCGGCAGCAATTACAAAGAAGCATTTGAAAGATCCGGTGTAAAAAACATTGTACACCTCAGCAGCATCGGAGCGCACATGAGCAGCGGAAACGGGATCTTGACTTTCCATAACAATGTAGAAAATATTTTAAATGAGCTGCCAGAAGAGGTGTCAATTAAATTCATGCGTCCTGTAGGATTTTACTACAATATGTTTGGGTTTATCCAGACTATAAAAACACAGGGAGCTATTATTCAAAATTACGGCGGCGATCAAAAAGAACCCTGGGTTTCTCCTTTAGATATTGCAGATGTGATCGTTGAAGAAATCGAAAAACCTTTTAACGGCAGAGAGGTCCGCTATATTGCAAGTGAAGAAATTTCTCCCAATGAAATCGCTGCAGTTTTAGGAGAAGCAGTCGGGAATCCCGATTTAAAATGGCTTCAGATTCCTGATGAACAATTATTAAACGGTATGGTGAATGCAGGAATGAATCCAAAAACAGCAGCAGGCTTTGTTGAAATGAATGCAGCCAGAGGAAGCGGTCTTTTATATGAAGATTACTACCAGCATCAGCCGGTTTTAGGAAAAGTGAAATTAAAAGATTTCGCAAAAGAATTTGCAGCAGCTTATCATCAATAA